A window of Photobacterium sp. GJ3 contains these coding sequences:
- a CDS encoding GNAT family N-acetyltransferase translates to MHHAKTFQITEAQGEGVWIQLTLSEADFQNPAVIGQLYEDLDHEFSQQLECDRFFIDAPRDLFAHVAALLPLSEGNLLYKSMFYQLPLHWHLHKPSSLFPRIEVQSNPQYRHHPLRPAKPTGTVYQRDDHQAEVTISFRVFEMERDLDRFVRWMNDPRVAHFWEQAWSREKLQEFAQSRLNDAHILPLIGEFNGEAFGYVEAYWVSEDRLAPYYDVQPYDRGIHLLVGEDQFRGPRYFNCWMRAISHYLFIDDLRTTRIVLEPRADNQRLFNRIKEVGYQKQFEFNFPHKRSAFLMLERNAFFGEQW, encoded by the coding sequence ATGCATCATGCTAAGACTTTTCAAATCACGGAAGCGCAGGGGGAAGGGGTTTGGATTCAGCTGACGTTATCTGAGGCGGATTTTCAAAACCCGGCAGTCATCGGGCAGCTCTATGAGGATCTGGATCATGAATTCAGTCAGCAGCTGGAATGTGATCGCTTCTTCATTGATGCACCTCGGGATCTGTTTGCCCATGTTGCCGCACTGTTGCCTTTGAGTGAAGGCAACCTGCTGTATAAATCCATGTTTTATCAGTTGCCGCTGCACTGGCATTTACATAAGCCGTCCAGTCTGTTTCCACGGATTGAAGTTCAGTCCAATCCTCAATACCGGCACCATCCGTTGCGTCCTGCAAAACCGACGGGCACCGTCTATCAGCGCGATGACCATCAGGCTGAGGTGACCATTTCATTCCGCGTGTTTGAGATGGAACGAGACTTAGACCGCTTTGTTCGCTGGATGAACGATCCCCGTGTTGCTCATTTCTGGGAGCAGGCCTGGAGCCGGGAAAAGTTGCAGGAGTTTGCACAATCTCGCTTGAACGATGCCCATATTCTGCCATTAATCGGCGAGTTCAACGGTGAGGCCTTTGGCTATGTGGAAGCTTACTGGGTGAGCGAAGATCGTCTTGCGCCTTACTATGATGTGCAGCCTTACGACCGCGGGATTCACTTGCTGGTGGGTGAAGATCAATTCCGTGGCCCGCGTTACTTTAACTGCTGGATGCGCGCCATCAGTCATTACCTCTTCATTGATGATCTGCGCACAACCCGGATTGTGCTGGAGCCCCGTGCGGATAATCAGCGCTTGTTTAACCGGATCAAAGAAGTGGGATACCAGAAGCAGTTCGAGTTCAACTTCCCGCACAAACGTTCAGCCTTCCTGATGCTTGAGCGAAACGCCTTCTTTGGAGAACAGTGGTAA
- the fhuB gene encoding Fe(3+)-hydroxamate ABC transporter permease FhuB — protein sequence MFIRSGGIARSFFVCGLLLTILGYLLNLTVPYAQGLPLLWQTLFHYDPANYQHLIVHLTYLPRLSVAVLCGFSLAVAGAVMQFVLRNPIASPTTLGVASGAELGMVLGILLLPASLHVSAFIPAFLGGCLATALVFLLSAKRGFAPVHMVLAGMVISLFFGSVNTMLLLLHEQKLASVFVWGAGSLNQNGWTSVQTLLPMTVLPLGVLMLLQRPLASLQLGEGVAKSLGVNVKQIKVLCLGLAIFMTAAVVSEVGLIGFVGIVAPALARMMGMRKLYLQILVSGVLGSLMLLLADLLIQPFSGVGGEMLPTGAMTALIGAPFLLWLLRRKTMQSELRAREEAVPQYHQRDFHQTAWCLTAFAVFCVIAAITLGKGQQGWALTLSDAAWEYRAPRVMVALLAGVGLALAGTIIQRVTTNPMASPEVLGISSGAALALVIGAMMGISVQRHEQVLLGTAGALLATGVIWFMGKRHKFAPTQTLLTGIALSAGLDAFLRIAMTSGQDNVRALLTWLSGSTYLVSTQDVLLLTVGVGLLLVVTLSLSRWIDLIGLGEVSATSVGIDCKRVRQCLLLLVAALTTLCTIVIGPLSFVGLLAPHMARSLNQYSAFRQLTIACLLGGCLMVIADWIGRNLWFPWQFPAGLLASVIGGGYFLYLMRK from the coding sequence ATGTTCATCCGATCGGGCGGAATTGCCCGGTCGTTTTTTGTGTGTGGCCTTTTACTGACCATCCTGGGTTATCTGCTCAATCTGACTGTGCCTTATGCGCAGGGGCTTCCTTTACTCTGGCAGACGCTGTTTCATTATGATCCGGCCAATTATCAGCACCTGATTGTTCATCTCACTTATCTGCCACGATTAAGCGTGGCCGTTTTATGTGGTTTTTCTCTCGCCGTTGCCGGTGCCGTGATGCAGTTTGTTCTGCGTAACCCGATTGCATCACCGACCACACTGGGCGTGGCGTCCGGGGCAGAACTTGGCATGGTGCTGGGTATTCTGCTGTTACCGGCTTCTTTGCATGTTTCTGCTTTTATTCCTGCATTTCTGGGCGGCTGTCTGGCGACGGCTCTGGTCTTCCTGCTGTCGGCGAAGCGGGGGTTTGCCCCCGTGCACATGGTTCTGGCCGGGATGGTGATCAGCCTGTTCTTTGGTTCCGTGAACACCATGCTGCTGTTACTGCATGAGCAAAAATTGGCCTCTGTTTTTGTGTGGGGAGCCGGATCGCTCAATCAAAATGGCTGGACATCGGTTCAGACGTTACTGCCCATGACGGTGCTGCCTTTGGGGGTGCTGATGTTGTTACAGCGGCCACTGGCATCGCTTCAGTTGGGAGAAGGCGTTGCGAAATCTCTGGGCGTGAATGTTAAACAAATCAAAGTGTTGTGTTTAGGTCTGGCCATCTTTATGACGGCTGCCGTGGTCAGTGAAGTCGGTTTGATTGGATTTGTGGGGATCGTTGCACCAGCCCTTGCAAGAATGATGGGCATGCGAAAGCTTTATCTGCAAATTCTGGTGAGCGGCGTGTTGGGATCCCTGATGCTTTTGCTGGCAGATCTGCTCATTCAGCCATTTTCAGGGGTTGGCGGAGAAATGCTGCCCACCGGTGCCATGACGGCGCTGATCGGCGCACCGTTTCTGTTGTGGTTACTCCGTCGGAAAACCATGCAGTCCGAATTGCGGGCAAGGGAAGAAGCCGTTCCCCAGTATCATCAAAGAGATTTTCATCAGACAGCCTGGTGTTTAACCGCGTTTGCTGTGTTTTGTGTGATCGCTGCGATAACGCTTGGCAAAGGGCAGCAGGGCTGGGCGTTAACCTTGTCTGACGCTGCCTGGGAGTATCGTGCCCCCAGAGTCATGGTTGCTTTGCTTGCAGGGGTGGGACTGGCACTGGCCGGCACCATCATCCAGCGTGTGACAACCAATCCCATGGCGAGTCCGGAAGTTTTGGGCATCAGCTCTGGTGCCGCCCTCGCGCTGGTGATCGGGGCGATGATGGGCATTTCAGTTCAGCGGCATGAACAGGTCTTGCTGGGCACTGCGGGTGCTTTACTTGCGACCGGCGTGATTTGGTTCATGGGGAAACGACACAAGTTCGCACCCACGCAAACCTTGTTAACCGGGATTGCGCTCAGTGCTGGACTGGATGCTTTTCTCCGGATTGCGATGACATCCGGGCAAGACAATGTCAGAGCATTGCTGACCTGGTTGTCGGGGTCAACCTATCTGGTTTCAACGCAGGATGTGCTTTTGCTGACGGTCGGTGTTGGTCTTTTGCTTGTTGTGACGCTGTCACTCAGCAGGTGGATTGATTTAATCGGGCTGGGTGAGGTGAGTGCAACCAGTGTCGGGATTGACTGTAAACGTGTGCGTCAGTGTTTATTGTTGCTGGTTGCCGCGCTGACAACACTCTGCACCATTGTCATTGGCCCGCTGAGTTTTGTGGGCTTGCTGGCCCCACATATGGCGCGTTCACTCAATCAGTACTCAGCGTTTCGTCAGCTGACCATTGCCTGTCTGCTGGGGGGCTGTCTGATGGTGATCGCAGATTGGATCGGACGTAATTTATGGTTCCCCTGGCAATTTCCGGCAGGATTGCTGGCATCCGTTATTGGGGGAGGATATTTCTTGTACCTCATGCGGAAATGA
- a CDS encoding iron-siderophore ABC transporter substrate-binding protein — translation MKKFIALFVAVFAIQAEAMTVQHELGDVEIAQIPQKVVTLDWALTETVLSLGVTPVGVADQAGYRTWVGEPQLPDAAKNVGSRREPNLELLAEMKPDVILISEHMSPVYQQLSAIAPTLVYSVYNKAKTPLNNAVSITRQLGWVLGKETQANQVIEHTMAVLKTNGDAVKASDSGHKPLMFIRFINDKTLRIHSEGSLAQDTISAMGLKNDWQEPTNLWGFTTAGIEKMAEHQSSNVMIFGPLKAEERQKLTASPLWQAMAFTRDNAVYELPAIWTFGGLVSVQRFSDHITQQLTNH, via the coding sequence GTGAAAAAATTCATTGCATTGTTTGTCGCAGTCTTTGCGATTCAGGCTGAGGCCATGACCGTTCAGCATGAACTGGGTGACGTTGAGATTGCTCAGATTCCCCAAAAAGTCGTGACCCTGGACTGGGCACTGACAGAAACCGTACTGAGTCTGGGCGTGACCCCCGTCGGTGTCGCTGATCAAGCAGGCTACCGGACTTGGGTCGGAGAGCCACAATTACCAGACGCTGCAAAGAATGTGGGCTCGCGTCGCGAACCGAATCTGGAACTGCTGGCCGAGATGAAGCCGGATGTCATTTTAATCAGCGAACACATGAGCCCGGTGTACCAGCAACTCAGCGCGATTGCACCAACGCTGGTCTATTCGGTGTACAACAAGGCCAAAACACCGTTGAACAATGCTGTGAGCATCACGCGTCAGTTAGGTTGGGTACTTGGCAAAGAAACGCAGGCGAATCAGGTGATTGAGCACACCATGGCCGTATTAAAAACCAATGGTGATGCTGTGAAAGCTTCGGATTCGGGTCATAAACCTCTGATGTTCATCCGTTTTATTAATGATAAAACCCTTCGCATCCACAGTGAGGGATCACTGGCACAGGATACAATTTCGGCCATGGGGCTGAAAAATGACTGGCAGGAACCCACCAATCTCTGGGGCTTTACAACAGCTGGTATAGAAAAAATGGCGGAACATCAGTCCAGCAATGTCATGATTTTCGGCCCTCTGAAAGCCGAAGAGCGACAGAAACTGACTGCATCGCCTTTGTGGCAGGCCATGGCATTTACCCGCGACAATGCTGTTTATGAATTGCCTGCAATCTGGACCTTCGGCGGACTGGTCTCTGTACAGCGTTTCAGCGATCACATCACTCAACAACTCACGAATCACTGA
- a CDS encoding MFS transporter — MTQDASRPSHRLHLTLIGLIAALMGIGQNGLLVSLPFLVEHSAFGLPTWSVVIAIGSFLFLPAAPFWGSYSDRNGPKGVVLQALAGMAISFLLLLIFTALSDTFSEQTYLWLAGLVLARIIYGCTVAGMVPASQHWAILLCGSQHRLQAITSVSIGLSTGRLVGPLLAMGALKLHIYAPLILMVAFPVVAFLGACWLPKPVFTPTTPPTTQQQRKLPDVSLLPFLLTGLLLCAVVALLQYSLSPLIGSITTWTTDEISQAIGLLLTLSAAFTLLTQVLVIKKKKLGIESMYRLGAIALLIGFVLFLNTAFWIFTLAMVASAIGAALLVPAYTSMATQTNPDQSGKIAGLISMSHTLGYGLASLLASAVVISPQLPVWVCLGFSVLVTGIAFTRRKEKPVVRVVEER, encoded by the coding sequence ATGACCCAAGATGCCAGCCGTCCCTCTCATCGACTTCATCTGACACTGATCGGCCTGATCGCCGCCTTAATGGGCATCGGGCAAAACGGTTTGCTGGTCTCGCTCCCCTTTTTGGTGGAACACTCAGCGTTTGGCTTGCCCACCTGGTCGGTGGTGATTGCAATCGGCAGTTTCCTGTTCCTGCCCGCTGCGCCTTTCTGGGGCAGCTACAGTGACCGAAACGGTCCCAAAGGTGTTGTGCTGCAAGCCTTGGCAGGTATGGCGATCAGCTTCCTGCTGCTGCTGATCTTCACCGCTCTGAGTGATACATTCAGCGAACAAACCTACCTGTGGCTGGCCGGATTGGTTCTCGCACGGATTATTTACGGCTGTACCGTGGCTGGCATGGTGCCCGCCAGCCAGCATTGGGCGATTTTACTTTGTGGCAGTCAGCATCGACTGCAGGCCATTACTTCGGTCAGTATCGGGTTAAGTACAGGTCGTTTGGTTGGTCCCTTATTGGCGATGGGCGCGCTCAAACTTCATATTTACGCACCGCTGATACTGATGGTCGCATTTCCGGTCGTTGCTTTCCTTGGCGCCTGCTGGCTGCCGAAACCTGTGTTCACGCCAACAACCCCACCAACAACACAGCAGCAACGCAAATTGCCTGATGTCTCCCTGCTGCCATTTCTCCTCACGGGATTGCTGCTCTGTGCCGTTGTGGCTTTACTGCAATACAGTCTGTCACCTCTGATCGGTTCAATCACCACCTGGACCACAGATGAGATCAGTCAGGCCATTGGTTTACTGCTGACACTGAGCGCCGCCTTTACTTTGCTGACGCAGGTGCTGGTGATCAAAAAGAAAAAGCTTGGCATCGAATCCATGTACCGATTGGGCGCCATTGCCCTGCTGATCGGTTTTGTGCTTTTTCTCAACACGGCATTCTGGATCTTTACCCTCGCCATGGTTGCCTCTGCGATTGGCGCTGCTTTACTGGTGCCCGCCTATACGTCCATGGCCACCCAAACCAACCCGGATCAATCGGGTAAAATCGCCGGTTTGATTTCAATGTCACACACCCTGGGTTATGGTCTGGCCTCTCTGCTGGCAAGTGCTGTGGTGATTTCCCCGCAACTTCCGGTGTGGGTCTGTCTCGGGTTTTCAGTTCTGGTCACCGGGATTGCCTTTACCCGACGGAAGGAAAAACCCGTGGTGCGTGTGGTTGAGGAGCGGTGA
- the ppsA gene encoding phosphoenolpyruvate synthase translates to MQQNVVWYDALSMNDVDKVGGKNASLGEMVANLANAGVKVPNGYATTSYAFNQFLEANQLNDRIYDLLDKLDVDDVNALKQAGDTIRKWVYEAPLPADLEQEIRRCYVELGEGDDMLSVAVRSSATAEDLPDASFAGQQETFLNVRGIDSVIEAVKHVFASLFNDRAISYRVHQGFDHKGVALSAGIQRMVRSDKAASGVMFTLDTESGFDQVVFITSSVGLGEMVVQGAVNPDEFYVHKPTLVAGNPSVVRRTLGSKMQKMVYGEGKELGTQVVIQETTPEEQNSFSLTDDEIESLAKQAMIIEKHYGRPMDIEWAKDGITGELLIVQARPETVRSRDDAKVMERFHLNGQGKSLVEGRAIGQRIGTGVVRVVNHLDEMDQVQAGDVLVADMTDPDWEPVMKKAAAIVTNRGGRTCHAAIIARELGIPAVVGCGNATALLQDGQTVTVSCAQGETGYIYEGELDFEIRRSEVDNLPELPLKVMMNVGNPDRAFDFACIPNEGVGLARLEFIINKMIGIHPKALLNYDAQSDELKAEIDRRIAGYSDPVEFYIQKLTEGISTLAAAFWPKRVIVRMSDFKSNEYRNLVGGVNFEPVEENPMIGFRGASRYVSPQFQDCFALECEAIKRVRNTMGLRNVEIMIPFVRTVSEAASVIDLLAKFDLRRGENGLKVIMMCELPSNAILAEEFLKYFDGFSIGSNDMTQLTLGLDRDSGEIAHMFDERNEAVKAMLSMAIKAARKAGKYVGICGQGPSDHDDLADWLMEQGIDSVSLNPDTVVETWLHLGKK, encoded by the coding sequence GTGCAACAGAATGTTGTTTGGTATGACGCTTTATCAATGAACGATGTCGATAAAGTTGGTGGTAAGAACGCATCGCTGGGCGAAATGGTCGCCAACCTCGCGAATGCTGGCGTGAAAGTACCGAATGGATACGCAACAACATCTTATGCATTCAACCAATTCCTGGAAGCCAATCAGCTGAATGATCGGATTTACGATCTGCTGGATAAGCTGGATGTAGATGATGTGAACGCGCTGAAGCAGGCTGGTGACACCATTCGTAAATGGGTGTACGAAGCACCACTGCCAGCTGATCTGGAGCAGGAGATTCGTCGCTGCTACGTGGAACTGGGTGAAGGCGACGACATGTTGTCTGTCGCGGTCCGCTCTTCTGCAACAGCGGAAGACTTACCGGATGCCTCTTTCGCAGGTCAGCAGGAAACTTTCCTGAACGTTCGTGGCATCGATTCTGTCATCGAAGCGGTGAAACACGTTTTTGCCTCGCTTTTCAACGACCGTGCAATTTCTTACCGCGTGCATCAGGGCTTCGACCACAAAGGTGTGGCTCTGTCTGCCGGTATTCAGCGCATGGTGCGCTCCGACAAAGCCGCTTCTGGTGTGATGTTCACGCTGGATACTGAATCTGGTTTTGATCAGGTTGTTTTCATCACCTCGTCTGTTGGCTTGGGCGAAATGGTGGTTCAGGGTGCTGTTAACCCGGATGAATTCTATGTTCACAAACCAACGCTGGTCGCGGGTAACCCGTCTGTCGTACGTCGTACGCTTGGCTCGAAGATGCAGAAAATGGTCTACGGCGAAGGCAAGGAACTGGGGACTCAGGTGGTCATTCAGGAAACGACCCCTGAAGAACAAAACAGCTTCTCACTGACCGACGACGAAATCGAATCGCTGGCGAAACAAGCCATGATCATCGAAAAACACTACGGTCGTCCGATGGACATCGAGTGGGCGAAAGATGGCATCACTGGCGAGCTGCTGATTGTTCAGGCACGTCCGGAAACTGTGCGTTCCCGTGATGATGCCAAAGTGATGGAGCGTTTCCATCTGAACGGTCAGGGTAAATCTCTGGTCGAAGGCCGAGCAATTGGTCAGCGTATCGGCACGGGTGTGGTCCGTGTCGTGAACCATCTGGATGAGATGGATCAGGTGCAGGCGGGTGATGTGCTGGTGGCCGACATGACAGACCCGGATTGGGAACCTGTGATGAAGAAAGCAGCAGCCATCGTCACCAACCGTGGCGGCCGGACCTGTCACGCTGCGATTATCGCGCGTGAGCTGGGCATTCCGGCTGTCGTGGGCTGCGGCAATGCAACCGCTCTGCTGCAGGATGGTCAGACTGTGACTGTTTCCTGTGCGCAGGGCGAAACGGGCTACATCTACGAAGGCGAACTGGATTTCGAAATCCGTCGTTCAGAGGTTGATAACCTGCCTGAACTGCCGCTGAAAGTGATGATGAACGTGGGCAATCCGGATCGTGCCTTCGACTTCGCTTGTATTCCGAACGAAGGGGTTGGTCTGGCGCGTCTGGAATTCATCATCAACAAGATGATCGGTATTCACCCGAAAGCACTGCTGAATTACGATGCGCAATCGGATGAGCTGAAAGCCGAAATCGACCGTCGCATCGCGGGTTACTCGGATCCGGTTGAGTTCTACATTCAGAAACTGACTGAAGGGATCTCAACGCTGGCTGCGGCATTCTGGCCGAAGCGTGTGATTGTCCGGATGTCAGATTTCAAATCGAACGAATACCGCAATCTGGTTGGTGGTGTGAACTTCGAACCGGTTGAAGAAAACCCGATGATTGGTTTCCGTGGCGCGTCCCGTTACGTGTCGCCTCAGTTCCAGGATTGTTTTGCACTGGAATGTGAAGCCATTAAACGGGTGCGGAACACCATGGGTCTGCGCAACGTCGAAATCATGATCCCGTTCGTGCGTACCGTGAGTGAAGCGGCATCTGTGATTGATCTGCTGGCGAAATTCGACCTGCGTCGCGGCGAGAATGGTCTGAAAGTCATCATGATGTGTGAGTTGCCATCGAATGCCATTCTGGCGGAAGAGTTCCTGAAGTACTTTGATGGCTTCTCGATTGGCTCAAACGATATGACACAGCTGACGCTGGGTCTGGACCGTGACTCCGGTGAAATCGCCCATATGTTTGATGAGCGCAACGAAGCGGTGAAAGCCATGCTGTCGATGGCCATTAAAGCAGCGCGTAAAGCCGGAAAGTACGTCGGCATCTGTGGTCAGGGTCCATCCGACCATGACGACCTGGCCGACTGGCTGATGGAGCAGGGCATTGACTCTGTTTCTCTGAACCCGGATACCGTGGTTGAGACCTGGCTGCATCTGGGTAAGAAATAA
- a CDS encoding IucA/IucC family siderophore biosynthesis protein — translation MKIHNDSNEMSVAGQHDVAAACFLNALARECRAIQFETISGETSYIIPLSAERRIRIPLKYYSELGVHEYRFPACLESQISEAISFQDVMALILAEQALVGLVTDEQKHIFTTRVLESHRNTYAAASQNPYGETLFTQALNFQQAEQGLLIGHSFHPAPKSREQFSQEDAKKFSPEFGGHFPLRWLAVDASIVISGSSADQSVAARMNSLLDADTAFPAEMRTQLSDNQVLLPAHPWQWQVFSQHPDVIDYCDAGLIRDLGEAGSDWYPTSSTRSLYAPALPYMLKFSLSVKLTNSIRNLSVKEVIRGTRLNQLFADTGIQDVLGKGEGFQLMQEPAYLGLIDKNGQAIDESLVAFRDNPLADKVDEEAVVLATLAQQNPFGGHSLLANRVAAYAAGQHIDLEQAAKAWFAAYCQHCVLPLFNLQANHGVVFLAHQQNIVMQLKDGFPVGMYYRDCQGTGYTDLAFERFPEALSDTKQDIENYWNQDKVRRYFAYYLIINSTFNVIGAIGAGTGVDEMALVAILRDQLEALKASGVRDSACLDYVLSDEGLCCKGNFYCYLQNFNENSIPDPAVIYFDLANPLIQAKEALHASC, via the coding sequence ATGAAAATACATAACGATTCGAATGAGATGTCAGTGGCTGGTCAGCATGATGTGGCTGCTGCATGTTTCCTTAATGCCCTTGCCCGCGAGTGCCGGGCGATTCAGTTTGAAACAATTTCAGGTGAAACCAGTTACATCATTCCGCTGTCGGCTGAACGCCGTATCCGCATTCCACTTAAGTATTATTCTGAGTTAGGCGTTCATGAGTATCGTTTTCCGGCGTGTCTGGAAAGTCAGATATCGGAGGCCATTTCATTTCAGGATGTGATGGCACTGATTCTTGCGGAGCAGGCTTTAGTCGGCCTGGTGACGGATGAGCAGAAGCACATTTTTACAACGCGCGTTCTGGAAAGTCACCGCAATACTTACGCTGCCGCCAGCCAGAATCCTTATGGTGAAACACTGTTTACGCAAGCTCTGAATTTTCAGCAGGCAGAACAGGGACTGTTGATTGGCCATTCTTTCCATCCGGCACCCAAAAGCCGCGAGCAGTTCAGCCAGGAAGATGCGAAAAAGTTCTCCCCTGAATTCGGCGGTCATTTTCCGCTGCGCTGGCTCGCTGTCGATGCATCCATCGTGATCTCAGGCAGTTCAGCGGATCAATCGGTTGCCGCACGAATGAACAGTCTGCTTGATGCGGATACGGCCTTTCCGGCGGAGATGCGCACTCAACTGAGCGACAATCAGGTACTGCTGCCAGCGCATCCCTGGCAGTGGCAGGTGTTCAGTCAGCATCCGGATGTGATTGATTATTGTGACGCCGGATTAATTCGGGATCTGGGCGAAGCGGGGTCGGACTGGTATCCGACGTCTTCAACCCGTTCACTCTATGCACCAGCGTTGCCTTATATGCTGAAGTTCTCGCTGAGTGTCAAACTGACGAACTCAATCCGGAACCTTTCCGTGAAAGAAGTGATTCGTGGCACCCGCCTGAATCAACTGTTTGCCGACACTGGCATTCAGGATGTACTGGGGAAAGGGGAAGGATTCCAGCTGATGCAGGAACCGGCTTACCTTGGACTGATCGATAAAAATGGTCAAGCCATTGATGAGTCGCTGGTGGCGTTTCGTGACAACCCACTGGCAGACAAAGTGGATGAAGAGGCGGTTGTTCTGGCGACGCTGGCACAACAAAACCCATTTGGCGGGCACAGCCTGCTGGCAAACCGGGTTGCGGCTTATGCTGCTGGTCAGCATATCGATCTGGAGCAAGCAGCCAAAGCTTGGTTTGCCGCGTATTGCCAGCATTGTGTGCTGCCGTTGTTCAACCTGCAGGCCAACCATGGCGTGGTTTTTCTCGCACATCAGCAAAACATTGTGATGCAGCTGAAAGACGGCTTCCCAGTCGGTATGTATTACCGGGATTGCCAGGGCACCGGCTATACAGATCTTGCGTTTGAGCGGTTCCCTGAGGCGCTGAGCGATACCAAGCAAGACATTGAGAATTACTGGAATCAGGACAAAGTCCGCCGGTATTTCGCTTATTACCTGATTATTAACTCAACGTTCAATGTGATCGGTGCAATCGGTGCTGGTACTGGTGTTGATGAAATGGCACTGGTTGCGATTCTGCGTGACCAATTGGAAGCGCTGAAAGCCAGTGGTGTTCGTGATTCAGCCTGTCTGGACTACGTGCTGAGTGACGAAGGTCTGTGCTGCAAAGGAAACTTCTACTGCTACCTGCAGAATTTCAATGAAAACTCCATTCCGGATCCTGCCGTGATTTATTTTGATTTAGCCAACCCACTCATCCAAGCCAAGGAGGCACTTCATGCATCATGCTAA
- a CDS encoding ABC transporter ATP-binding protein: protein MYQLIDAAFDVEGKRILHPTSLSFQPGKVTTLLGHNGCGKSTLMKLLSRQNTPSSGQVLLNGDPVCQLDSKKFALNVAYLPQHPPITDGVTVRELVCFGRYPWKGAFGRYSQEDYNLVDEAIERVGLTPFSARFVATLSGGERQRAWVAMLLAQQSKCILLDEPTSALDVAHQYELLHLIRELNQTLGLTVIMVLHDVNMAAKFSDHLIALHSGEVIAQGTPEAMMTPETLREIYGMELALFQHPQTGQPISYIP from the coding sequence ATGTACCAACTTATTGACGCTGCCTTCGACGTCGAGGGAAAGCGGATTCTTCATCCGACCTCACTCTCATTTCAACCCGGAAAAGTGACCACCTTGCTGGGCCATAACGGTTGCGGTAAATCAACCCTGATGAAACTGCTCAGCCGGCAAAATACGCCCTCATCCGGACAAGTGTTGTTGAATGGCGATCCTGTCTGTCAGTTAGACAGTAAAAAGTTTGCACTGAATGTTGCTTATTTGCCTCAACACCCGCCCATCACCGATGGCGTTACAGTTCGGGAACTGGTGTGCTTTGGTCGTTATCCTTGGAAAGGGGCATTTGGTCGTTACAGTCAGGAAGATTACAACCTCGTGGATGAAGCAATTGAACGGGTCGGACTGACGCCATTTTCAGCACGTTTTGTTGCCACGCTATCCGGTGGCGAGCGGCAGCGGGCTTGGGTGGCGATGCTGCTGGCACAACAGAGCAAATGTATTTTGCTGGATGAGCCGACTTCTGCACTGGATGTGGCGCATCAGTACGAATTGCTGCATTTGATCCGGGAATTGAACCAAACGTTAGGGCTGACCGTGATCATGGTGTTGCATGATGTCAACATGGCGGCGAAGTTCAGCGATCATCTGATTGCCTTACACTCCGGTGAAGTGATTGCGCAGGGGACACCTGAAGCCATGATGACCCCGGAGACGCTCCGAGAAATCTACGGTATGGAGCTGGCTCTCTTCCAGCATCCGCAAACGGGGCAGCCCATCAGTTACATTCCATAA